From a single Candidatus Eremiobacterota bacterium genomic region:
- a CDS encoding DinB family protein gives MGYWKEFFNYWQLTHQAFLNMVKRVPGDALDFRPTPENYTLKELLLHIIECEREMTEGIRRGELSEAYLETCQPPPTGSVQEIYEAARKTHEETQRDFSGLSDDELMRPIRVAWLDKSNPAISLLIHAFEELLHHRGQATLYFRLLKLDPVNIYDYSK, from the coding sequence ATGGGCTACTGGAAAGAATTTTTCAACTACTGGCAATTGACTCACCAGGCATTTCTCAACATGGTGAAGCGAGTTCCCGGGGATGCTCTCGATTTCAGGCCGACACCTGAAAACTATACTTTGAAAGAGCTGCTCCTCCACATCATCGAATGCGAGCGGGAGATGACAGAGGGGATAAGAAGAGGAGAGCTCAGCGAAGCGTATCTTGAGACCTGTCAACCCCCACCGACGGGCTCTGTCCAGGAGATTTACGAGGCCGCCCGCAAGACCCATGAAGAGACTCAGCGCGATTTTTCAGGTCTTTCCGACGATGAGCTGATGAGACCGATCAGGGTGGCCTGGCTGGACAAATCGAATCCTGCCATATCCCTTCTGATACACGCCTTTGAAGAGCTTCTCCATCACCGCGGTCAGGCCACTCTCTACTTTCGCCTGCTCAAGCTTGATCCGGTCAATATTTACGATTATTCGAAGTGA
- a CDS encoding ATP-binding protein produces MNNNHSESALKYKNRLLAPRIESAVSRHPVVVLTGARQVGKSTLLTREKAFREWKYVTMDDYAALSLARREPISLWISEKRIIIDEVQKTPSILSSIKEAVDRDRSLRFLLSGSANLLLMEKVSESLSGRAVYFNLFPMSYSEMESRPFHSILGSLLAGTFSIESLRKKDHAEDPCVLMARGFMPALMEYGSPEGWLQWWEGYIATYLERDLRQLSQVDSLVEFRRVMEALSLRSGQLVNQTGIARDVGISQSSVYRYLTLLEVTCLLKRVPSFHRNRTSRLVKSPKYYFLDPALAAYLGGYFSADALRKSRELGGYFESLILLHILIQCDLMMPAARTFYWRTVSGREVDFVVEHGRSLLPIEVKYTSRPRIEDTAGLRHFMKEYPEAETGVLIHTGAEAEYLGEKIVAIPWTKMI; encoded by the coding sequence ATGAATAACAATCATTCTGAGTCTGCATTAAAATACAAAAACAGGCTGCTTGCTCCCAGGATCGAATCGGCAGTCAGCCGCCATCCCGTGGTTGTTCTTACCGGTGCCCGCCAGGTAGGGAAAAGCACCCTCCTGACAAGGGAAAAGGCTTTTCGGGAATGGAAGTACGTTACCATGGACGACTATGCGGCTCTTTCCCTGGCACGCCGGGAGCCGATTTCGCTCTGGATCTCTGAAAAGCGCATTATCATCGATGAAGTGCAGAAGACGCCATCCATACTCTCATCCATAAAAGAAGCTGTTGACAGGGACCGGTCGCTCAGGTTCCTTCTCTCAGGATCGGCGAATCTGCTGCTCATGGAAAAGGTCTCGGAGAGCCTCAGCGGGAGAGCTGTCTATTTCAACCTTTTCCCGATGTCGTACTCTGAGATGGAAAGCCGTCCTTTTCACAGCATTTTAGGCAGTCTGCTCGCCGGCACCTTCTCAATTGAATCGTTAAGAAAAAAGGATCACGCTGAGGATCCATGCGTTCTTATGGCCAGGGGGTTCATGCCGGCGCTCATGGAGTACGGATCCCCTGAAGGATGGCTTCAATGGTGGGAAGGATATATTGCCACCTACCTGGAGAGAGATTTGAGGCAGCTCTCTCAGGTTGATTCCCTGGTGGAATTCCGCCGGGTGATGGAGGCCCTGTCGCTGAGGAGCGGACAACTGGTCAACCAGACAGGGATTGCCAGGGATGTGGGGATAAGCCAGTCCAGCGTATATCGATACCTCACTCTTCTGGAAGTGACCTGTCTTTTAAAGAGAGTCCCATCGTTTCACAGAAATCGCACGAGCCGGCTTGTGAAAAGCCCGAAATATTATTTTCTTGATCCTGCCCTTGCAGCTTATCTGGGGGGATACTTCAGCGCTGACGCGCTCAGGAAATCCAGGGAGCTGGGAGGATACTTCGAATCACTGATTCTGCTGCACATTCTTATTCAATGCGATCTTATGATGCCTGCCGCCAGAACTTTCTACTGGAGGACCGTTTCCGGGCGGGAAGTGGATTTTGTGGTCGAGCATGGGCGCTCTCTCCTGCCAATAGAGGTAAAATACACCAGCAGGCCCCGCATTGAGGATACTGCGGGACTCCGCCATTTCATGAAGGAGTATCCTGAAGCTGAAACAGGAGTTCTTATCCACACAGGAGCCGAGGCGGAATATCTGGGAGAGAAGATTGTCGCGATCCCATGGACAAAGATGATCTGA